The following are encoded together in the Hallerella porci genome:
- a CDS encoding DMT family transporter, whose amino-acid sequence MANLGYSFLLVLTAFLWGSTFVAQVEGNSVGPFTFVCIRNFIATAVLFGLAKILDKLGKSPRRPKNSAEKKLLWKAGIFCGLAMFCGMNLQQSGIFLGTPAGKAGFLTTCYIIFVPILSLFLGKKSSFKIWFCVLLTLCGLYLLCIKEDFSIQLSDSILLLCAIAFAVQILVVDKYVTRVDNVRLSAIQFLVVAILSIFPTFFIDLKSSVSELHTIVDVYSHGTPWIPLLYAAILSSGVAFTLQIIAQNKLKPTVASLLMSLESVFAVLSGWVYLGEHLSLQEGIGCILMFAAVILSQIEWKPQK is encoded by the coding sequence GTGGCAAATCTTGGATACAGTTTTTTGTTGGTGTTAACCGCCTTTCTTTGGGGTTCAACATTCGTCGCCCAAGTCGAAGGCAATTCCGTCGGGCCATTTACCTTTGTTTGCATCCGCAATTTTATTGCGACCGCAGTGCTTTTCGGCTTAGCCAAAATTCTCGATAAACTCGGAAAAAGTCCGCGTCGTCCGAAAAATTCTGCAGAAAAAAAATTGCTTTGGAAAGCGGGAATTTTCTGCGGGCTCGCGATGTTTTGCGGAATGAATTTACAGCAATCGGGAATTTTCCTCGGAACGCCGGCGGGGAAAGCGGGATTTTTAACGACTTGCTACATTATCTTCGTCCCGATTTTAAGCCTTTTCCTCGGCAAAAAAAGTTCGTTCAAAATTTGGTTTTGCGTTTTACTCACTCTCTGCGGGCTCTATCTGCTCTGCATTAAAGAAGATTTTTCCATTCAACTTTCCGATAGCATTTTACTTCTCTGCGCGATCGCTTTTGCGGTACAAATTTTAGTCGTCGACAAATACGTGACCCGCGTTGACAATGTGCGACTTTCGGCAATTCAATTTTTGGTCGTCGCGATTCTTTCTATTTTCCCCACTTTTTTCATCGATTTAAAAAGTTCCGTTTCCGAATTGCACACGATTGTCGATGTTTATTCGCATGGAACGCCGTGGATTCCGCTTTTATACGCAGCCATTCTTTCGAGCGGCGTCGCATTTACGCTGCAAATCATCGCCCAGAATAAATTAAAGCCCACAGTCGCTTCGCTTTTGATGAGCCTCGAATCCGTTTTTGCGGTGCTTTCGGGTTGGGTTTATTTGGGAGAACACTTGAGCCTTCAAGAAGGCATCGGCTGCATTTTGATGTTTGCTGCGGTCATCCTTTCGCAAATTGAATGGAAACCGCAGAAATAA